The following DNA comes from Saccopteryx leptura isolate mSacLep1 chromosome 7, mSacLep1_pri_phased_curated, whole genome shotgun sequence.
ACTGCTTTTTATAATATATCCTATCACCTAAAATCTTAGTTTGTTCATATACCTGATTCTTGTTCTACAAAAAAGAGAATGATATGGCTCTAAATACTGGAAACTGTTACAATCAAGGAGGCTGTAACCACATAATAGACAAATGCCTATCAATAGCAACTCAATGCACAAATTAATTTCTTGTGAATGAACATGTATTAAGGAGAATAATGCTTCCAAAAGCTCATCTGTGAAGCATATATAAAAAGACTATCACAAGATAAACTGTTTGTCAGAATAAAGTGTTTCCAAATGGTGGAAACTTCTGCATTGCCAGCTCATCACATTATTTGCAAACTATActcctctcttcttcccacaATTATGACCACCAGAAAACAGGCTCAACAGAATGAAGGGCAAGCTAATTTCCTATTACAAGTGCTTTTAATTTCCAGTACAGCCTTAACCACAGAAGACCTAAAACCAACTTTCAACATTTAATGAGGCATCTAGTCTTGAACTTCCCAGGTAAATGATAAATATCCTAAAAATGAAGAGTATAAGGTTTAGCCCTTAATGTTGAAAGCAAAACCATACCAAACCCCTCCGTTTCCCTGACTTTTAATATTCCTCCTTCCAacataaaaatgttaagtgaTTTTACAGAAGATGCACAGGAACCCCCAAATGATCTGGGTGATGTCTCTGTGCAGGCCTTTGCAAGAACAGGCAACTGTGAAGCAGACACACTGAGCTGAACTTCCTTAACTCTTAACTAGTAATGGGTCCCAGACACGTGCACTTTACTGCATACCCTGTAAAAAAGCAGTCACGCTGTAAGGTGCTGGGTCGATGTGGGAATGTTTCACAAATCCTGGTTCAGGAACAAAAAGAAAGCATCACCCATCATCTTTTTCTAAAGAACCATTGACAGACAGGTATTTCTTTCTAACTATGGAAGCCTACACAATCCCTTACTCCTGAACCATTTTAGGAGCGCGTGAAGAAAAGCTGATTTTTTTCCTACTGCTATTTATGTTGCCTTGGTATTGTGTAATCCCAGAACTCAAGTACACAGAGCAACTTAGCAAGATCAGCCTAAAAGCTCCGAGAAATGGATTTTAAATGAAGAGTTTAATCCTGTTCTAAGACATATTTTTGTAGAAAACATGTCCCTTCCAGGGAGTAACCTATATTATAGCCAAAAGTAAACTTTAATAAAGACACCAAGTTTCCTATATATCAAATGCACAAACCTCAGAACTAGTATTATAGAAAATATGTTTTGCTAAGAACTACAGTTGGGAACCTCAAATGAAACAGCCTTCCTGTGTGGCTGTTCCTACAGGTTTCTGTGACTATCAGCCAGGtacccctgggggggggggtgagcatcttgtgtgccctgacccctgacacacaccccccccccacacccccaccacccacccccgGCATTCCGGGAGTGCACTCCCTgaggaagaagcaggaaagagatgaaaggggcagaggcagagaggaagacaATTCAGGTTAAAAACCATTTTGTCTTCTGACTTTGTCACCAGGAAACGCACCTGCTGTGATGTCCAGTTGAGCTACTGGCGGTCCTCTGGCTGCTTCTGGAAAGTGATGCTGGCATAGGTGCTTCCATCCTCGCTGGAGCGACTGGCGGAGCTGCTCTCACTGCTGCCCAGAGGGGCCGAGGGGGGCGGAGGCTGCGCCTGAGGGGGGCGCTCCTGAGGCCGCTGTTTACTGTCCTTGACCAAATCCAGGTCTATGTAGTTGAGACCATTCTCCAAACCACCTGCAGCCCCGCACACTGGAGCCAGCTCCTTGGGGGCTCCCCCGAGCTCCTCGGGCCTCAGCCACACGTTCTCAAAGGAAGCAGAGCTGTGACGTTTCACATCCTcggcgctgctgctgctgccaccacTGCTGCCCCCTACAGCAGCGCCCCCTGCACAGGGCACCGTGCTGCCGGCCCGGGTGGAGGAGAAGGTCTCGGAGCTATGCCGCCTCCGGCACCCCTGCGGGTCAGCACGAATCACTTTGGCACTCTGGTTGCCGTTGGGACTGAGGTTCACCCGGGTGAAGGCACTCACACCCCCAGGGCCCTGCGGGGCCCCCAGCAGGGACGAGCAGGCCACAGGCTCGCCTGCTTCTCGAGGCGCAGTGGGGGAAGAGGAGGCTGCTgatgaggaggagggagcagcagCTGTGGCCCCGGGAAGGCTCGCCTCCTCCTTAATGCCTGTCCGAATGTCAGCGTAGCTGACGGGGGCGACAGGAGAGGTGTCCACGTAGCTCTGCCGGGGACAACCCACCTGCATGGTCATGTAGTCACCACGCGTGCTAGGCACTGCCCGGGTAGGCCTGCACGTGCCAGCAGTCCCCGGAGGCACAGGGCCCGCTCTGCCGGGCTGGACCCCAGGGCTCTCCTGCCAGGGGGCCCTCCGGCCAGGTCCCAGGTCCATGTTCATGTACTCCTCAGTGCCAGTCTCCTCCTCCCTGGGCGCTGGCTGGAGCTGGGGTGGACACCTGACGGAAGGCGAGCTCCGGGATGCCACAGGGCCGGACAAGTAGCCTGGCTGATCCCTCCCAAATTCAATATTCACATATTCCCCTGGGCTCTTGGGCTCCGGAGGGAGCAGCAGAGCGGGCTGCGGCTGCTCTCGCACCCGCGGCAAGGTGCTGGCCTTGGGGTCCCCCAAGGACAGCCTGGTGGGccgagccaggcggctgtgggtCTGCGCGGCTGTGTCCACCTTTCGGGGCGGGTGGGGCTGCAGCACCTGCTGGTGGAGATGGTGCGGGAGGCTAGCCTCGGGCCTCACCCCGCAGTAGCCCCCGCCCAGGCTGTCGCTGCTGGTGGAGGAAGAGGAATCTTCGGCTGCTGCGGCGTAAAGGCGAGCAGAGCCAGAGGCCAGGCGGGGGTGCTGGTGCCGGGCGGGCTCCTCCGGGTCCCCCGGGCGCTGGCTGTGCTTAAAGGACCTTGGCAATGAGTAGTAGGAGAGAACTGGCTTGTGCTGGGGGTCCTCGGGGCCGCAGTAGCAGTCAGAGGGGCTGCTGGTGTTGGAGTCCCCGACCGGCGACATATTCATGTAGTCACCGGTACAGGACAGGAGCTTGCTCCCACTGCTCTCCACGGGTAGTTTGAGATGCGGCAGGGCATGATGAGAGTGGTGGCCCCCGACCCCATTTGTCCACTGCTTGCCATAgccagccccagaaggggcagcaCTGTTGCCACCGCCGGGCCCGACCCCTGTGTCAGGGGAGCAGCTGCCACTTGGGGACATCATCATGTAGccattagggtccactctctggGGATGGCGTCTGATGGGGTTGATGATCTGCTGTGGGGCAGACACACTCTTGGGGCTCATGGGCATGTAGTCCCCACTGCCTTTCCTGCTGCTGGGCACCGGGGCCACGCCTGGGGACATGGGCATGTAACCGTCATCGGAATGGAGGGTGGAAGTGTCTGGCCGGCTGTGGCCTCCGCGACGCTCCAAGGGGTGCACTTCCAGACCCTCCTCTGGGTAGGACTGGGTGGGCACGAAGGCCGAGTGGCGGTAGCCGGGCGGTCGGCCTCCACTGCCCCCTCCTGGCGGGTAGGCGGGCATCATCTCTGTATATTCCTCGATGGAAGCCACGGAGGACTGGGAGGGGGTCTTCTGGTGGGAGATGGTCGGGGATGTGCCAGCAGAGTGAGTCCGCTTCCGAAACCGACTATCCAGATCTGCGGCGCTGGCTGCTTCGTCCGCAGCCAGGGCCGGGCTGGCGCCCAGGCCAAGGCCCGGCAGGTAGCGGTGACCGTTGCCACCCCGAGGCAGAATGTAGTGGCCATTGGGGGCGGCGAGCGCGGAGGCCCCCTTGCCCCCCATGCAGATGTAGTTGCTGAGCTCCTCCTCACCGCGGGCCGGTGGCGTGTGGCCCAGGGAGTCCGGGGTGACGCTGCGGAAGGAGCTTCGGAAGTCGCAGGGACTGGAGCCGTACTCGTCGGAAGAGATGAACCCGCCATCACTGGGAGAACCGGACACGGAAGCGCTGGATCTCCGCGGGAAAAGGCAGTCAGAGGTGGAGCCGTGGCCGCTGGTGCTGCTCGAGGACAGGCTGACCGGGCTGGTGGCCGAGGGCGAGCAGCGCGACGACGGCATGGGAATGGAGCGGCTGTGGTTGAGCGGGGGGTGCAGCCTGGCGCTGCCCCGGTGCCGGTGCGCGTGGGTCCTGTTGGCGCTGGGGCTCACGGGGCTGCCGTCCACCGAGGCGGGGCGGGACATGGTGCCCTCGCCGTCGCTGGAGGCGCGGACCCGGAAGGAGCCCTGCTTCGCGCCCACCATGCTGGCCGGAGAGGTGGCGGTGATGCTCTCGGTGCGCGAGCGGCGCGTCAGCCCCACCTGGCTGGGCGGAGGGTTGTTGAGGTGGTGCCTGCGCAGGGGCACGCTGATGGGGTTGGAGCAGTTGGAGGAGGACTGGCTCTTGCTGCGCGGCCGGAACTCGTCGCTCATGGCCCGCATGGCCTCCAGGATCGTCTCGTGCATGTTCTGGGCCACCACCGAGTCATCCACCTGCATCCAGAACTCGCCGGGTCCGGTCACGGCGGAACGGCCCACTTCGATGAAGAAGAAGTTCTCGGAGTGGCCGCAGCGCCGGATGTTCATCAGCTGCAGCACCACCGCCGCCGCCTCCGAGTTGAGCTTCACGAAGCTGATGGTCTTGCTGGTCAGGCAGAGGCGGTAGATGCCAATCAGGTTCTTTGTCTGACCCAGGCCTTTGGGTTTCAGGATCACCTGCCAGACTTCTTTGAAGGCGGGTCCCGGGTGTCCATCCCCGTAGCTCAAGTCCTCCCCGGCTTCCCCGACGCCGGAGCTGCCGCTGCAGCTGCCCCCGCCGCCTCCTGCCCCGGAGGCCGCGGCCCCGTCGTAGTGGCCCTTGGCGCGGTTGTGCAGCTGCAGGAGGGCCTGGTACCAGCTGTCCTGCTCGGCCTCGCTGTCCGCTGCGATGGCGAAGTGCTCGTCCCGGGTGTAGAGGGCCACCAGGTGCTTGTTCTTGGAGTCCGCCCGCTTGTTGATGTTGAAGCAGCTCTCCAGGGGGATCGAGCGTTTGGGGGCGCTCGACTTGTGCCGCCACTTCTTCTCATTCTCGTAGTACTCGAGGCGCGCCGGGCCCCCCGCCTCGCTGGCCGCCCGCAGCACGAAGAAGCGCTTGTGCATACTCTTGGGTTTGCGCAGGTAGCCCACCTTGCGCACGTCCGAGAAGCCGTCGGTCTCCAGCGGGCTCGCCATGCTGCCGCCGAGCGGAGGGAGGCGCCGAAAAGCCAccgggtggggggcgggggctccTCGCCGCGGCCCCGCGCATGCAAACAGGGCTGGAGGCGTCCGGAACCCCGACTCCAAAATCCACACCGCCCTCCGCGCCGGGGAGGGGCGGCCGCAGCGCGACGCAGGGGCTGCGCCAAGGAGATAGCCCCGACCGACCGGAGTTCACGGGCGTTTCATGCCCAGAGGAGAGGCAGTGCGTCCGGTGGGAGTGCAGCCCGGATTCTCCCAGAGCCAAGTCTCCGGGAAGGAACGTAGATGCATTTCTCGCCGCCCCTGCTGGAATACCAGGCGGGCAGGCAGGCGGCCGCCGGGGTCCCCAGGTTGCCCCTACAGGCGCGCGCGCCTTCCCTCCTGAGTTGCCTCTGGAAGTAGCGATTCCCGAGGCAAATTAAATATCCTTGGGCAGGGGGAGGCGAGCTGCCAAGTCTCAACGTTGCACGgggttctccctcctcctcctcctcctccgtctcctcctccgcctcctcccaccccccaaccGTCCCCGCCGCCACCAGCCACCCAAATACCAGCTCAATCGCAGAGACCGCGGCGCTGcggctgttgctgctgctgctgctgccgccgcccgCGGACGCGTCCTCTGCAGCCCTCATTCGGGCCCATGTCGGCAGGCGGAGAAAGTGGCTTTTCCACGCGAAACGCTACTAGGCAACCGGGGAAGCTGGGGACTGGCCGGAGGGACAGGCACATCCCTGCCCCTCGCTCCGGTcggcaggagaggaggggacgGGGACGGAGGCGGGAGGCGAGGGGGTAGGTTTGGGAAGGAGTCGGGGAAGACGCCTCTTCCCCGGGAGGCGCTGCCGCTGCAGttacttctcccctcctccctcctcctcctcctcctcctcctcctcctcctcctcctcggagAGTTGCCCAGAGCCCCAACCAAAACAAGCGGCGGCGTCTGGCTCCGCGCGCCGGCCCCCTCCGACCGCGCCGCCGTCTCACTCAGAGGAGAAAAACACGTGACGGAGCCTCTGCGCTCCGCAGCCCggctgccgccgctgccgccggcAGGCTCCCGCCCGGGTCTCTACATTCCCGGCCGAGCCCGCCCCGCGCCCGCCCCTCTCCGCCCCCCGGCCCTGCCGCAGCGGCGCCCGCGCCCGGCCTCCGTGCAGCGCTCGGCCAGCGCCCCTGCGCGGCCGCCCGCCTAGGCGCGCGGGTTTCCTCCCCGGTGCGCCACCCAGGGCGCCCCGGCCCGCAGGAATCCCCGCCGCGGGCTCAGACGGGGGTGTTTGGGTGGCTACCCGAAAGCACGATGGGAGTCTGGGAAAACGGCGGGGGGTGGCGGCGAGTTGGGAAAGACGCAGGAGTGAGGGTGGGGGGCGGCGGGGGTGCACTGCGGCTATGGAGCCCGGAGTGGGAGGGCCCGGGAAGGAGGGGGCGCGGGAGCTGGGCTGCATATTACCTAACAGGTAAGATCGACCCCTCGGGAGGGACGTTTCTCTCCCAGGGAATAGAAAAGCTGCATTTCAGTTTCAGGGAGATAGGCCCTGGTGAGGAGATCTGGGGTTTTATCAGGTTTCCTAGGGGACTTGTGGGCTAGCCCGTTCTTTGGAATCCCCGCGTTTGCTGCAGGGAGCGATCTCAAAGAAGCAGGGGACGCCCAAGGACAGAGACTGGGAGGGGGGATTTCTGGTCACTCCAAAACAAGAAGAGGAATCCCTGGGAAGCACCCTATGCCCGGCGCTGTGGGGTTAGCTGCTTATCAATCACGGAGAAAATGTAAATAGCACAGATTATCCTTCTCCCCCATCCTAACAAGGGTGGGGATTCACACTTAGGGGTTAAGGCGAGGGGAGAAAATGAGATCCCCTTATTATATTCCGAAatatatgagattttaaaaaatatattcggGACCTACAAAGGATTCGTAAGGCCTGCTTTGTAAATATTGGCTTAAGTATTTGTTTCACACATAGCTTCCACACCCATTGAACCACGCCGTGAAATTATCCTTGACTACAAGGATAATCAGGAGAAAACAAGGATGCTGCCAGCTCCGCTGCAGAAAACATGGGTACTTCACAAGAACAGACCAGCAGCCTGGGTCTACTTGGAGAGACTCTGTCACAGTTAACCTTGCGGGATCAGTCACCACAAGCACAGGCtccccaaagtttttttttttttctttttttcccctttttaagcTGACTTATAAACAGGCAGTTTGTCCTTTGCTTGCCCGGCTGGCATTAAGAACCCTACAAAGATCACGTTTGTCACTCAGTTTAATGCTATCTTATTTTTCCACCCCATTCCTGGTCCGTTCATGGCTGCTGTCCCCTCTCTACGCGGGAAACCCTCCGTCGGCCGACAGCTCTCGGGCACTGCGGGATGCTGGCGGGGAAAACGCAGCGGTCGAAATGCTGGGCACGCTCAAtggcaggctgggctgggctgcagagGCGCGCGCCTGGGCCTAATGCGGGGGTGACGGGCGGGGGAGTTTCTTGGGGAAGCCTGCTGATTGGTGGGGCTCCCTGTCTTTCAAGCTTTGTAttgcaggaggggaggtgggagagatgGTAGGGGTACCAAGGTAGGTTGCAAAgcgtagaaaatttaaaaaataaataaataatttttttaaagaaccgtAGACGCCATTCAGCCGCGTGTGATACGTGAATTCTGGGGACTCGGCATCTGCAAAGGAGCGCTCCCCACCGTAGCACGGGAGCTTCTCACTTCCCCTTACCTTTTTGTTCCCTGCCATCATGCAGCCTCATCTAAACCTGGTTAATCTATAATTTGTGTACACACTGTTGAATTGAAATCCCGCCCTCTCTCGGTCTAACAGCTTGGTGATGTGGGCACGCACGTGCCCACTACAGCAGAGCTATAAATAGCATATATTTGGAACTGGTAATGAGGCGGCAATAACAGTGACTGGGATTCTAAGAGAACAGCGCGCTTTATGcggagcaggggaggggtgggtgaAGCAGAAAAGCATGAAGTAAAGTGTAAGGGTGTGGGGTTTCACCCTCAGCAAGAAAAAGATAACAGGTTGTTTACTGGTAACAATGTAATCAAAGGCCAAAGGGCTTTTTGCAAATTGATGTTTCGCGCAGGGTGGAGGTTATTTCATATTTTACAGGAAAATAATCCAAATCCCTAGACTTTTACTTCTCAAACGACCCCCCCGCAAAAAAggaaaggctaaaaaaaaagaacatacctCTATGGAAACCAAATATAGAACTCTTTCCTAAAAGGAGAGGTCAGAAAGatcaatttaattttcaaatattctacAATAACCTTCATAGAAAGATTAGGATTTTGATCATTTAAGACACATTgttataaaagctttttaaaaatatctcagtggGAACGGATTTCTGCTTTATAAACTCAACTTCAATGGCTAATATAGTGTCTAGAAATCATGAAATGATTCCTGTCCCCAGCCAGATTGCTGTGACAGATTCCAATGgttttcatgtggaaaataatcgCTAATCATAGGATATTAGGCATTGTCACTTCTCCCTACTTGCTGACGTTTTACTACCAACGTAAAGGtggttaatatttattataactaTGCTACAGCAGGTTCATTTATTCTCtacacattttttattaatgGGCTGAGATAACTCTGGAAATGCACATTTGGCACATATAATATACAGAATAGAAAGAGATGCTTTTGTGGCATCTAAGTGAAGTAGTTTAAGCTGGTACAAGTATTATCCTGTCACCTTATGCTAAATTAGTCTCGTGGTGTACTGTAATGATATACAGTGTATGAAAAATTTACTCCTATCTGAAAATTCCCGGAAACCAAAAGCCACCTAGTACCAAATGTATTGCTCAATGCTGCCATCTATAGGACAGTtagagattatttcttttttctttatggagtcagagagagggatagatagggacagacagacaagaacagagag
Coding sequences within:
- the IRS1 gene encoding insulin receptor substrate 1 — its product is MASPLETDGFSDVRKVGYLRKPKSMHKRFFVLRAASEAGGPARLEYYENEKKWRHKSSAPKRSIPLESCFNINKRADSKNKHLVALYTRDEHFAIAADSEAEQDSWYQALLQLHNRAKGHYDGAAASGAGGGGGSCSGSSGVGEAGEDLSYGDGHPGPAFKEVWQVILKPKGLGQTKNLIGIYRLCLTSKTISFVKLNSEAAAVVLQLMNIRRCGHSENFFFIEVGRSAVTGPGEFWMQVDDSVVAQNMHETILEAMRAMSDEFRPRSKSQSSSNCSNPISVPLRRHHLNNPPPSQVGLTRRSRTESITATSPASMVGAKQGSFRVRASSDGEGTMSRPASVDGSPVSPSANRTHAHRHRGSARLHPPLNHSRSIPMPSSRCSPSATSPVSLSSSSTSGHGSTSDCLFPRRSSASVSGSPSDGGFISSDEYGSSPCDFRSSFRSVTPDSLGHTPPARGEEELSNYICMGGKGASALAAPNGHYILPRGGNGHRYLPGLGLGASPALAADEAASAADLDSRFRKRTHSAGTSPTISHQKTPSQSSVASIEEYTEMMPAYPPGGGSGGRPPGYRHSAFVPTQSYPEEGLEVHPLERRGGHSRPDTSTLHSDDGYMPMSPGVAPVPSSRKGSGDYMPMSPKSVSAPQQIINPIRRHPQRVDPNGYMMMSPSGSCSPDTGVGPGGGNSAAPSGAGYGKQWTNGVGGHHSHHALPHLKLPVESSGSKLLSCTGDYMNMSPVGDSNTSSPSDCYCGPEDPQHKPVLSYYSLPRSFKHSQRPGDPEEPARHQHPRLASGSARLYAAAAEDSSSSTSSDSLGGGYCGVRPEASLPHHLHQQVLQPHPPRKVDTAAQTHSRLARPTRLSLGDPKASTLPRVREQPQPALLLPPEPKSPGEYVNIEFGRDQPGYLSGPVASRSSPSVRCPPQLQPAPREEETGTEEYMNMDLGPGRRAPWQESPGVQPGRAGPVPPGTAGTCRPTRAVPSTRGDYMTMQVGCPRQSYVDTSPVAPVSYADIRTGIKEEASLPGATAAAPSSSSAASSSPTAPREAGEPVACSSLLGAPQGPGGVSAFTRVNLSPNGNQSAKVIRADPQGCRRRHSSETFSSTRAGSTVPCAGGAAVGGSSGGSSSSAEDVKRHSSASFENVWLRPEELGGAPKELAPVCGAAGGLENGLNYIDLDLVKDSKQRPQERPPQAQPPPPSAPLGSSESSSASRSSEDGSTYASITFQKQPEDRQ